The sequence below is a genomic window from Cicer arietinum cultivar CDC Frontier isolate Library 1 chromosome 6, Cicar.CDCFrontier_v2.0, whole genome shotgun sequence.
AATGTAAACAAAAAGTAGTTATATTTTTAGTGGTCTTTTCAATATAAGCAATATTTAATGATGTCATTATTAAAATactcttaaattaataataatataaattttatctttcGACATTATTTTTTACCAAGAACAAGTTTTTATGAAAGACACTTTATAAATACATGTGTATTTTTATGAGATCAagaagttatatttaattatagcTAATTGAATATCTCAATAAATGTGAGGTTTATATTTTACTTGTAATGGAAATCGGATGAAGAATTATGTatgacttttaatttttatgtttttaaaatacatgCATTGATGCAAAACTTCTGtttttaaaatgaaagaaaacaGTAATATAATCACTTTAAAACCAAACATAcatctcaataataatattataataatattgtgGCTCAATTACTTGTAGAAAATATTACACTATTATCTAATGAAATATGACATGCTATGATAACATATAACAATATTACACTAACATTTAATGAAACCACCATTTTTAAAAGAGTTTAATGATCTTACAGTATCAGAAAATACAAGTCattgaatatataattattttatgataacaatTCTTATTGTCTGTCATTGTACAACTGATTTACATTTGATAGTGCacctttctttctcttttcaaaatattactacaaaagtGAGgtgatatagaaaaataatagattttcaTTGGATGTCATGCAAAATAGTTCTACATTGACAATATATATCTTTCAAatccaattttatttatatgataaattaatccGCGGTAGAAGCACCTCAATTAACACTAGGAATGTGCCATATACACAAAGACATCGAACatttttataacataaaaaagTTAAGTACAACTTTCTGTTTGACAAGGATTTCATTGCATTACATCATCAAAAGGGTTTCTAGAAACCCAATAGTTACGTGTGATCGTGGtatatatttcaattacatAATGTGAATGTGCAACACAAATCAAAGAAAGGAACAATAGATACAGGGGGTGAGGAAAGAATCAAAGACCTAAGTGTCAGCACAAGCTCTCACCTAAAATGATATCAGCCTTACTCTATATTGTTCAACAGGACAAAACTAGGCCAAATCTCATtcgaatatatataaaaaaaaaaaaaaaaaaaaaaaaccaaaaaaaaaaaaaaaaaaaaaaaaaaaaaaaaaaaaaaaaaaaaaaaaaaaaaaaaaaaaaaaaaaaaaaaaaaaaaagccacTCCAAATGAGATATTGCTACAAGGAATTTTCAATGGTTGCCTTTAGAAAAAACTCTTCCATATGTCATAAATCAAATACCTTATGTAGACAATTGGAACCTGCCACTAGGCTTCTTTCTTCTCCATCCCTGATAATTACCAATTCAAAATCAGCAACAAcatttacacacaaaatcaagccTTCTTTTTGCATAAGGTAGGTTAGAACTATGCAATACTAACACTTAAATTGAAAGTGTGTCGAGTGTCTGACATATGTTGATGTCcacttctattttcttaaattattgttgGTGCTTACAGGTTAGTGACAGTGTCGTGCCCAGTGTTTCATAGGGTTGAACAcatgaaaaaaagaaagaaaaatttccAGAGAGAAACTTACAAAAGCAGCATAATACACAAAAGTCAATCCAGCCAAAACAACAAATGCAATCTGAAATACGTTGTACCTGTGATGTGAAAAATACTTGggttaattaaattagaaaagtATAAACTATCATTTACTcacttaaaaataatcataaaaatttctAATGGCACTATTTAGGTGAATGATGCCTATCAAACACCCAAAACACTAAAATCTCAACAATGTGTTTCATCAATGTCCTAAAGTGTATGTTAAGAATCTCACATTGGATGAGATAAGGCCTCACAAGGTATTTATAAGTGGTGGGTAGTCCTCACCCTACAAACCGATTTTGTGGGAGTTGTGTAGGGTCCATAAGAGATTTAGCATTcacatttaaattttgattctcGTGTCCCAAGGCTATTTGGACATGAAATATCTGAAGCTACAACTTATGATGGCTGCGCGTTAGAGCTGATGTGAACGTGATTCCAAACATGTAATTAAAGAGCTGGAAGGACAAATTTGGCCAGCCCATACCATAGTGTGGTTTAAATTTGTAAGTTGACAAAAATAATGTCAGTTTATCCGCGATCAGAGGGCTTGGGAGAGAACTAGCAGATAGAAAACAAAATCCAGTTTGACTTACTTGTACAAATATTTAATTCCACGAAGAGACTCCAAAGTGTGACCAAATATTTCCTGTGCTGCAGTTGCTTGAGCATAGTAGGCGAATGCTGTGGAGCAGAACTGGATCACACTGAGCAAATAAAACAGCTGAACTTTCATCAATCTCATCACAGAATGACGTTATCATGACAGATTACATAGAGCGACAAGAAATCCATATACAACTTATAACACCACTCatacaataaattaaaacttCCCCGCTACTTCAACTTTTAAAATGACAGGAAATTTCAAAACCTAAAAGTATTTATCACCACTTCCAATTAtgcatcatttttaaattatatcttcCTACTGTATCTAACCAAAGACGAATGAAGtcattatataaattttgtcatggttcaaaataaaaactttaaatttgGTGGAATCACTAGGGAAATTATCTTAAAAAGTGAACTTTTTTAAcacataataatttatttggaaATGTAACATTAAGCCTCTACTGACCTGATGGAACAAAGAAGGATAAGTCCCACATTGAACAGAAAAGAGTTCATGAGAGTCCCTCCCCACCTGCCATACGTAATTCACATTGTGAGATATCAATATAGGTAATAAGTGATCAATACAGAATTACAGATTAAAAGCAAAGCGTGTGTGTATGGCTGCAAAGTTGAATTACTTCATGGGATGTATAGTAATAAAAACTAGTCTCAGCCCAAGCATCATGGCCCCAGCAATCACAGCAAGGAGAAGGTAGAAGCAGAAAAATGCAAATGCAGCAGTACCGAGAAGACCTGATCAAAGCagcatatataaattatgacgaataacaaaatgaaattgaaaatatatatcttaTGCAATGAGAAGAACGGCAAAAATTTCCAATATACCCCATATATCATCCAGCTTGATGAAAACTTCATTCAGAAAAGGAGAAAGAGGAGGATCAATTAATAGATAGATAATGATATGAGCAACCCATGCCACAGAAACAATAAATCTGGCAAAGTTTTCAAAAACTTAGGTCAGATAGTACATTCGAAATGTAGCAGTAGTTACAAAATAAGAAATCTTCTTCACAGTGAAATAACAAGAATAATTTCACAGTGATAGTTGCAGATAATACTTACGAAATGTAGCAGTAGTTACAACATAAGAAATCTTCTTCACAGTGATATTCACTTCCTTATATAATCAAGGGACGTATATTGCCACTCCAATTCATCTTTGTTTAGTTTCTCTAAATTACCATGGTTTCCTCTTTCTTAGTTGAACTAATTCTCTACTATCACTCATAACTTCTTTTAAGCTCATTATCATTAATTTCATTAATctttttataaacttttatcaattttaatgcTGATCATACATCCAATACTTCCCCATTTATAATATCAACAGAGTTttcataaaagcattaaataaACCCAATGCGCTAAACTTATTGCAAATCATAATTATTGTTATGATTCAACTAtcaaaatgtcaagaaaaataccTAATAAAAAGTTAAGCAGGGAGTTAGAGAGATTACATGATAAATGTACATGCTGTATAGTTGAACTCTTATTAACTTCACAACAGAGAGGATCAGTTTGATACCATGAAATATGAATCCATGATAGATAATAGATTAATATTATAATGGTGAGTGataattgaaaatttgtttCCCTAAAAACATGGAGTACTAACCATTACTTCCCTGAATCAACATTGAGAAATATGCataaaaaccaaagagaaaATCACTTTGAGCTAAAAGCCACACAGAAGGCAAGAATACACCAAATCAACTATGAATCAAATGAAACAAGAAAAAATATTCCTTCCACGTGACCCACATTTGAAACGGTACATTCAGCAGTATTAAAATTTGCataacaaattcacaatattacAATAAGAACAAACCATCCATCAGCACATCTGTAATTTTGCATAGAAGGAAAGCTGGTTGTTATGAAAGTACATCATCCTTCACATTCATCTCTCCTCTCTACCTTATAAAGTTATAATAGCATGCTTTGGACAAAGTTAAGTGTTTCATCATAAAGGTCCTTTCCAgataattgtgatttttgttCTAGTGAATTTCCAGTTTTTATTTAATCTAGCACATTTGTTGAAAATTATCATATGTATAATTCAGTCATTCAATGTGAGAAATATGTCCTACATTATACCAAAGCGAATTCATCCCATGGTGCATGGAACCCCATACAATCAATCACGAGAAATAGCTTTGTAATACCATGTACAAGGGGTCTCATTTACTCATCTAGCATCATCCATTCCAAGCAACTTAAATAATTACATGTCATTGCTTACCCTAAAACTCCTAAAACAAATTTTGCCAGATACCCAAGAACTGTTAGTGCCCATGTTGTCTCAGCCTGCATTCATACAGGATCATCAGTTAGTGGGAAATGTTGCACATTGTTTATTCCTAGAAATCAAGAAGCTAAAAGTTAAGTATTTACCTGTTCCCCTTGTGGATAGACCTCCTCAAGAAGCTTTACATCTTCTTCTAATTGAAACAACTCCTGGCATATCAAACAAGAttaataagtataaaatcagaAACAATTCAAACTGTAACAAGAACATTTCTTCAACTGTAGACAACTTTCAGCCACAAACTATGAGAGCACACACACATCAATTATCCCATAAGCCAACAAGAGTGcacaaaaaatactaaaaagaaGGTTTGGTGTAGATCGGATAGTACTATTAAACCACTGATAACTGTTACCTTTTCCACCGCTTTCACATTTTTACGAAACTTCCTACCCTTCGAACCACCTTTTTCTTCTTGATGAAGTGACTCAGCTGCTTTCTTTAGTTCTTTTGCTTTTTTACCCAGTTCAGTTGCTTCCTACAACAGCAACCAACCACCCATGTACACCATAAATATAGTACagcatatcataaaaaaaatataccatcaatatttaatataatatctgCTATAATAAAAGTACAAAGCACCTTGATATATTGTGAGCGGGTGATAACAGCCTTTGGACGCcgaataaatgaaaatataagtcCCAATGGAAGACAAGCAATACCAACACCGCCAAATATCTGGATTGAATGGTGAAAAACGCTGTTAATATCATAAGTATAAAAAATAGCTGTAAATTTGAACTGGGAAAGAAAGTTTTATTGAAGTCATTATAAGAGACTACTTCTGGTGTGCAGTTAATGGCATCAACAACCACCAAAATCTTTTTCCACTGTCCATACTGGTCGATATTTTTTAGGGATTAAAACAAACCATTATATCCTAATTCATAGACTTTCAGCAAAAACAAATAACATAATTGAAATAAGGTACTATTTTtgcaaaaatacaaaaaagcTATCAAAACATGGATAAAGCCATGAATTGGATAAGTAGAATTAACTTACAGCAAAAAGCACAGATCCAACAATAGTAGCAAGAGCAACAACATATTCTGGAAAGGTAGTACGCATGGTCCAGGTTTTCTCCGACGAAGGACTAGCAGAATATGCAGAGCACTGTTTTTTGGAAAAAAGGTGAAAAATAAGAATGAGAAACAGCAAAATCATACCTTTAAAAGCAGCAAAAATTGAACAAGTGAAAAAAAAGGACCTGACGAGAGCCAGTTCCAATACACTGTTGACCACTATTGAATTCCCATGAGCTTGGAAACGAGCTAGTGGAAGAAGACAGATGCTTCACAGTAAAATCCACCTTCCCAATAAGCCCTGATATACCACTCATAATAAAAAGCACAGTCAAGATACTGGTTTAAACTCACATTACAGCACATCAAGAACGTTTAAATAATAGAATTTTATACTTGAcacaaaaaatttacaaactttGGTCCTTGTTTTCTATCTTACACTAAACCTAAGACTTTCTTCCAACCATATCTGGAATTGTAATTTAGGAACCACCGAACCATAAAATTTGGCAATACATTATCCACATAAACTATGAAACAAATGCACTAATATCGCCACAAAATAGCAACCCAACATATCTTATTTAAATCCCAACATTTATGCTACAACTAATCCACTtcaaaccattttttttcttaaaccaCTGatacttaaaaattgttttataaaataacgAAACTTAGCCAAGTGATACATTGCTTTATGTAACAATGAAACTTCAATAAGTGATACCtttgataataaattaatgGAACAATGCTTCTGAAATAAACTACTAAAGTCTAAACCCAACTTGTTTCTTTTCCTTGTATATAATTGGCTGGAGAATGTTCAGAAGATGGATAGATAGCTTCACAACCAAGACAAGGAGCATCATAATCAACGGATGTCTCTGCCTACCAATTATGAATCAGCGAGTGGTCACCGGCAAGAAACAAACGAATGATCCTTTGTGTCAATAAAGCCGAACTCCGACAATTCCTCCCTCCCTCCTTCTCTATCTGTTATCTAGTTCTAACTTTTGGCCCACTGCTCAATCACACTATCAGATCATTGCATTTAATTTAATGCCTATCAAACCAACCAAATCCCAAAATAGACATAAACCGTTCTCATAACAAAGTTAAAACTTAAACACAACACTCAAATTACCAACTTACCACTACCTCACACAAACACAGAGCAAACCAAAGAAATAAACCAACAATGTGAAACTGaaaagtataaaatcaacaagAGCATACAGACTTACCATACAAAATACCCAAAACCAGAGCACACACAAGAGCAGTTGTCACCATCCAGCACAACGCACTCTTAATCCGCTTTCCAATACTCCTGCACACAACATCATTACGAaagttaacaaaaaataaatatgttaaaaagtaactcaaatttttagattttatcaGTCTATCCAATATCCTTTGAACCACCGACTATCAGGCCACTTAGGTCTCAAAGATGTCACGTCCTGGATTTGAGGgggtgttaagtgttaagagtCTCACGTGCTAATGTGTTCATAAGTGGGGTCACCTTTTAAGTCGGTTTTGTAGTGTTAAGTTAAGCTGaactcaaattttaacaaaacaaacaaaagtacACTACAAAATTGACTCCACTTAATTTTGGACAAAAAACCAAAGATAGAAATAACAATAATCTAGCAAAATTGTAAACAAAAGTGCACTATATACTAATGCCATGATTGTTTCAACATGATTTTggacaaataattaaaaataaaaattagttaattaattgaaaGATGCAATGCACTTACTTATCTTGGTCACCTTCATAGTAAAACATAGCAAACGGAATAACAAAGAAGACAAGAATAGCATCAACGATATAAATAGCGAGCCAAAGATCTTTCATAGGGAGCGTGAGATTACACGCGCCATTATAAATTGCGTGTCGACAAGCATGACGGTTAGCCACGTCCGCCGGAAGCATGAGAATGGAAATGACGGCAACGGAGAGACCCAAAACGACGACGAATTTGGGGAAGTAAGCTTGGTTAACGTCATCAGGGTGTTGGTAGTTCACAAGAAGGTAGACATTGAAGAGGAACACGATTACACATAACACAATCGCTACGATTACTAGAGCTAAGTTGAAATCTCCCATTCTTCGTGGATCTTGATTGAAGAAGAATTGGGGATTTAGGGCTTCGGTGTTGAAATTAGGGTTGGGGATTTGGGAATGAAAGAATGAAGagcattttcttttctttttttttttttttttggttgtgGTGGTTTGGGAGTGGTGGTTTGGGGATGGTGGGCTGGAATTACTTTTTTGTCCCTCTAGTGGGGAATGATGGGAATGTAGTTTGAGGGGTATTAGACGAAATTGGAGGTTTTTGTTTTTGGTGCTGTGAAAGTGTGGGATGTTCTTGTTGATGGGAATGTAGTTTGAGGGGTATTAGACGAAACCAGGCTGTACTGAACAACGGAGTCGAGGTTGTCTGTGTTCTGTTGTTTTTTGCGACGTAGATGGTTCATTTATGTTTTGCGGTTAGCTTGTTTGTTTCTTAATTGGTTTGTGAACGTGGAGGGGTTTGTTGAACCTGAAGGACCCACTTTCATTTCTTTTTAAGGactcgtttttttttttcaaaaaaaaacacTTGTAATCAATGCGGCAAAGGAACAAAGAATCTTAattattctttaaatatttactataaataaaaaattcaaactatggcaaaaataaagtttttttttaatatccttttttaaaacaaaaaattatccaaacactctctttttaaatttatatatttaaatactttttttttaagttacaaGTCGTCATTTGGATTGATGATAAGTAAGCTCGCGTTCTAAATGGCGACTTtctaaaaagttttaaaaaaaaaataataattcaattttttcaatttttattcaaataacaaaaataatatatatataattcataaaaatacataaataataattttaaattacatcgATTGACTAGAGCTAATTAtaacatttggacaatgttttcaAGTATGGTCAGTTAATCGACATAGTCCACATTTTCTTGGTACTTTTTCTTTAACGTTCATTTCAGTTTTAATACATGTACTATTTGGACGACCTTTTTTAATTCTCCGCATTTCAGGATTGTGATATAATTTTTCACCTTCATATGTTGGTCAATATCATTCATTGGGTATAGGTGGAAACTCTTCTTTGTagatgttaaatacattaacaaccttGTACACGTCAGGTAGAAACACTAAATAGATTGTGAGTTTTATATGCAGAAATGAGACAACAACATCAAGCATCATTAGCTTCTGGTGGAGTATACACAGACGATTGCATGGATGAGATTAAATATGAAGTTGGTAAATCTAATATTCACCAAGTCATGCAATTCGATCAAAATCGTTATTCTTTCATGGTGCATGAAACAGTAAACCCAAGAAAAgtgcgaccaattggtcattttgaagtcaaccttcaaagaaaattgTGTAATTGTGAAAAGTTTCAGGTTATACATGTTCGttgttcacatgtcatagtTGCATGTTCTTACGctcgtcaaaactatttagtgTTTCTACCTGACATTTACAAGGctattaatgtatttaacatc
It includes:
- the LOC101505366 gene encoding LIMR family protein At5g01460-like, with amino-acid sequence MGDFNLALVIVAIVLCVIVFLFNVYLLVNYQHPDDVNQAYFPKFVVVLGLSVAVISILMLPADVANRHACRHAIYNGACNLTLPMKDLWLAIYIVDAILVFFVIPFAMFYYEGDQDKSIGKRIKSALCWMVTTALVCALVLGILYGLIGKVDFTVKHLSSSTSSFPSSWEFNSGQQCIGTGSRQCSAYSASPSSEKTWTMRTTFPEYVVALATIVGSVLFAIFGGVGIACLPLGLIFSFIRRPKAVITRSQYIKEATELGKKAKELKKAAESLHQEEKGGSKGRKFRKNVKAVEKELFQLEEDVKLLEEVYPQGEQAETTWALTVLGYLAKFVLGVLGFIVSVAWVAHIIIYLLIDPPLSPFLNEVFIKLDDIWGLLGTAAFAFFCFYLLLAVIAGAMMLGLRLVFITIHPMKWGGTLMNSFLFNVGLILLCSISVIQFCSTAFAYYAQATAAQEIFGHTLESLRGIKYLYKYNVFQIAFVVLAGLTFVYYAAFGWRRKKPSGRFQLST